In the genome of Oncorhynchus mykiss isolate Arlee chromosome 18, USDA_OmykA_1.1, whole genome shotgun sequence, one region contains:
- the LOC110496065 gene encoding uncharacterized protein LOC110496065, producing MEEEQDFTLSGPNAASIDADLRDDNFDTLAADYFGSQTGETLNLNEKPCKNRLLIQVGLLREDNQLSWGAVVDWLQKIFPMYQSADFRCLIERGIATTLSLSGDARQAFLESNVNFEFVGPICDSIGVGRADLLEITDFSEQAESIEVTNGLILELSNFVIREKIDPIVLVSWLRQFDPEFCSDGNIQKASKILQAKLKKFRLHYRNYQTTRHRRNAQMETFLQSPFELVKDPTDGKKSGKRGRKKRGFLSQLGTPVVKVFKEENETFAITPNEESVWEPYSQVKVKEEYESPNEESPHAMNQNSLNLIENPDASKGEALTLLDIAMLSVQKLSSVYGGKTDASKQVSLDLLKNQYTLTCKENVAMKFFEEKVASLKDQHSMASPLRFLHYNAHFLVDIHDAIEQQMMSFENEIMQSTGEKLGRDRNPKFRRFVNFSESSTSRYIHMACDVLSPRAASKQNYRKHWIAFCEEKNNPSKLTVNRSNRFNNYFEAAAGLIHHHGEIALFFSDLLLLNNDECPNVILESVTDDANDDVIQSLVCVLAIVYCKILGPYWQLLKSGGEYSLFSQYILCLYQKLLEWAKDASALLEPDTIANVFLQLPLQEKTFDGVFSYFTTGTGHIHVDLIRVCLQKMVKVIAAVTEVNLSDFLPGGAHCHNPPLEISTQLTTCTFCVLMAEYPFGHAYPYKRKRPDRLMNLASSTYEEPEGHSIPSESGSPAGATNAERATSDTVPREEYSPPSKKKYLDQSKTQKRPVGRPRKYPGSLTRDQQDETNRNTVIAAVAKNGGPCTCEQDVDRLLARLDGTSHAQKREAIRCEITYQKLVLDSRDASLNHIGFSLADMISKLKSVLPGDVCSLDDVSASVQENEHANEDNEQQSEHDTVTLTPADAQSGQNVDYEGNKGILGKGQRSIDLGGNKNIVSYQSYRGNFDEFQ from the exons ATGGAGGAAGAACAGGACTTTACTCTGAGCGGTCCAAATGCTGCCAGTATTGATGCTGATCTGA GGGATGACAACTTCGATACGCTTGCTGCAGACTACTTTggatctcagactggggaaaCATTGAATCTAAATGAAAAACCATGTAAAAACAGACTTCTGATCCAAGTGGGACTTCTGAGAGAAGACAACCAACTCTCCTGGGGGGCAGTGGTAGACTGGCTTCAAAAGATTTTCCCAATGTATCAGTCTGCAGATTTCCGTTGTCTGATTGAAAGAGGCATTGCAACAACTTTAAGTTTGAGTGGAGATGCAAGACAAGCCTTCCTTGAGTCAAATGTTAACTTTGAATTTGTTGGCCCAATATGTGACAGCATTGGAGTTGGTAGAGCTGATCTTTTGGAAATTACAGATTTTTCTGAGCAAGCAGAGTCTATTGAGGTCACAAATGGTTTAATACTTGAGTTGAGTAACTTTGTCATCAGGGAGAAAATTGACCCCATTGTCTTGGTGTCTTGGTTACGTCAATTTGACCCAGAGTTCTGTAGTGATGGTAACATCCAGAAAGCTAGCAAAATCCTTCAGGCAAAGCTAAAAAAATTCAGACTACATTACCGCAATTACCAAACAACCAGACATAGAAGAAATGCTCAGATGGAAACCTTCCTTCAAAGTCCATTTGAACTTGTTAAAGACCCAACTGACGGAAAGAAATCAGGCaaaagaggaagaaagaaaaGAGGCTTTTTGTCACAACTTGGTACGCCAGTGGTGAAAGTCTTCAAAGAAGAAAATGAGACTTTTGCCATAACACCAAACGAAGAGAGTGTATGGGAACCTTACTCTCAGGTGAAAGTGAAAGAAGAATACGAGTCTCCAAATGAAGAAAGTCCTCATGCAATGAACCAAAACTCGCTCAATTTGATAGAGAATCCTGATGCAAGCAAAGGAGAAGCCCTCACACTGCTTGACATCGCTATGCTCTCTGTCCAAAAACTGTCAAGTGTGTATGGTGGAAAAACTGATGCTTCCAAACAAGTTTCCCTTGATCTTCTCAAAAACCAGTACACACTAACATGTAAAGAAAATGTAGCAATGAAATTCTTTGAAGAGAAAGTTGCGTCTCTTAAAGATCAACATTCCATGGCATCACCCTTGCGTTTTCTACACTACAATGCCCATTTTCTTGTTGACATTCATGACGCAATTGAACAGCAGATGATGAGCTTCGAAAATGAGATCATGCAGTCTACTGGAGAAAAACTAGGCCGTGACAGGAACCCAAAATTCCGAAGATTTGTGAACTTTTCTGAAAGTTCTACGTCACGCTACATCCACATGGCCTGTGATGTCTTGAGTCCTCGTGCTGCATCAAAGCAAAACTACAGAAAACACTGGATAGCTTTCTGTGAAGAGAAGAACAATCCCTCCAAACTAACAGTCAACCGCTCAAACCGATTTAATAACTACTTTGAGGCAGCAGCGGGTCTCATTCACCATCATGGTGAGATTGCCCTTTTCTTTTCCGACCTGCTCTTACTGAACAACGATGAATGCCCCAATGTCATTCTGGAGAGTGTTACTGATGATGCCAATGATGACGTCATACAGTCACTTGTATGCGTTCTCGCCATTGTTTACTGCAAAATCCTGGGGCCTTACTGGCAACTTCTGAAGAGCGGAGGAGAGTACTCACTTTTTAGCCAGTATATACTCTGCCTCTACCAAAAACTGCTTGAGTGGGCTAAGGATGCCTCAGCCCTCCTTGAGCCAGATACCATTGCAAATGTGTTTCTCCAGTTGCCTCTGCAAGAGAAGACCTTTGATGGGGTTTTTTCATACTTCACAACTGGCACGGGACACATCCATGTTGACCTAATAAGGGTCTGTCTGCAGAAGATGGTGAAAGTAATCGCGGCTGTCACTGAGGTCAATCTGAGTGATTTTTTGCCTGGAGGCGCACATTGTCACAACCCCCCTCTGGAAATTTCCACACAGCTGACAACCTGCACATTTTGCGTCTTGATGGCCGAATACCCCTTTGGTCATGCCTACCCATACAAAAGGAAGAGGCCAGATCGACTTATGAACCTTGCATCAAGTACATACGAAGAACCAGAGGGCCACTCTATTCCATCTGAAAGTGGTTCTCCTGCTGGTGCAACAAATGCAGAGAGGGCAACATCCGACACTGTTCCAAGAGAAGAGTACTCTCCTCCTTCCAAGAAAAAGTATCTTGACCAAAGCAAGACCCAGAAGAGGCCAGTAGGACGTCCGAGAAAATATCCTGGTTCATTGACAAGGGACCAGCAAGACGAAACAAACAGAAACACGGTCATTGCTGCTGTTGCAAAAAACGGAGGACCTTGCACCTGTGAGCAAGATGTAGACAGGCTATTGGCCCGATTAGATGGGACAAGCCATGCTCAAAAGCGCGAAGCAATCCGCTGTGAGATCACTTACCAAAAACTGGTCCTGGACTCCAGAGACGCAAGCCTGAATCATATTGGTTTTTCACTCGCAGACATGATCTCTAAGCTGAAAAGTGTGTTGCCTGGCGACGTGTGTAGTTTGGATGATGTCTCAGCCTCTGTACAAGAGAATGAGCATGCCAATGAGGACAATGAACAACAGAGCGAGCATGACACTGTCACTTTAACCCCTGCTGATGCTCAATCTGGACAGAATGTTGACTATGAAGGCAACAAAGGGATTTTGGGAAAGGGTCAAAGAAGTATTGACTTGGGTGGAAACAAAAACATTGTTTCCTACCAGAGCTACAGAGGTAACTTTGATGAATTTCAATAG